From Malaya genurostris strain Urasoe2022 chromosome 2, Malgen_1.1, whole genome shotgun sequence:
AATGTAACCAGTCGCGTGTCGAACTAAAAGCGATAGTCTTCCTGTCGATAGCCGCTCGTAGGACAAATTAAAGCATGAACCAGTAAATACATATATGAAAGGTTATCGATTGAAGAAATCGTTAGAAGAacggaaaattgatttttttttattttattcctaaattatttcgaagaagacaataaattgaaataaaattaaactaaGAGACTTGGCATGTGGGGTTTCTTCGTATTTTCTCATTATCTCgaaatcagaaagtttttctgtgtATGTTGTCCAGCACTGTTGTTAGTGAATTGAGGTTTTGGTTGGATGTGAAGTCTGAATGATCAGATTTCAACTTGAATGTAGTGAAGACAAGTTCATTGTTTTATTCAATGTAACCGTCGTTatggttttgtgtgtgtatgtgtatgttcgTTCATTTTCTTGTCCGTTTTGCTCAGTCCTTAGTAGAACAATCCTCAGCTAACTGTTGGTTGTGTGCGCAAAAGTCTTAACCATTCGACAAATTCATCCAACATCACCGGCCCTGCAATGAAAGATACAAAATTAACAATCCGCACGAATGGATAAATAAGCTTTTTGCTTTGTTCTGTTCCGATACGCACAAGCGCCGTCGACATCGTAATTGTTTAGATCATTAGAGATAGTACGGGAGAACTCGAGGATGTTACACCACTGATCCTTGTTGATCACTTTGTACTTTGACTGCTCCAAAAATTGGGCGAACTGTGGATACAGGGTCCAATGCTTGCCGAGTAATAACTGCAGCATcgctttcgctgtctcaatgTCCATACTACGCTGATCTTTGTCCTATTAAAATTAACATCCATAACGTTACTCTAAATTACTTCCGAATGCTTCTTGAGTCTAATGTAAAAACTTACCCGAGCAAAATCGTACGCGTATCTGTAGATAATTTTGAACGTGTTATGATCGTTCAGCAGATTACGCAGGTGATCGAGTTTGCACTGTACTTTGCCCGCTGTGTCGCATTGAAGGTCCGTCAGACCTTTGAGCCATTCACTTTGTGTGAAGAAACCCATCTGGCGGGCACCCATTTTGTAAGCCAATACCAGCATGGCAACGTTTTCCGGTTCGACGCTTATATCCTCGCAGAA
This genomic window contains:
- the LOC131428306 gene encoding DCN1-like protein 4 isoform X3, which encodes MEKFCEDISVEPENVAMLVLAYKMGARQMGFFTQSEWLKGLTDLQCDTAGKVQCKLDHLRNLLNDHNTFKIIYRYAYDFARDKDQRSMDIETAKAMLQLLLGKHWTLYPQFAQFLEQSKYKVINKDQWCNILEFSRTISNDLNNYDVDGAWPVMLDEFVEWLRLLRTQPTVS
- the LOC131428306 gene encoding DCN1-like protein 4 isoform X1 → MPRGKRRSAAEMGPSEEDRHSSKRQRNAYQSSQSSRRYNKVDDAFSQKRCLTWFREYTTPDDPDTLGPEGMEKFCEDISVEPENVAMLVLAYKMGARQMGFFTQSEWLKGLTDLQCDTAGKVQCKLDHLRNLLNDHNTFKIIYRYAYDFARDKDQRSMDIETAKAMLQLLLGKHWTLYPQFAQFLEQSKYKVINKDQWCNILEFSRTISNDLNNYDVDGAWPVMLDEFVEWLRLLRTQPTVS
- the LOC131428306 gene encoding DCN1-like protein 4 isoform X2, whose translation is MGEEISRRYNKVDDAFSQKRCLTWFREYTTPDDPDTLGPEGMEKFCEDISVEPENVAMLVLAYKMGARQMGFFTQSEWLKGLTDLQCDTAGKVQCKLDHLRNLLNDHNTFKIIYRYAYDFARDKDQRSMDIETAKAMLQLLLGKHWTLYPQFAQFLEQSKYKVINKDQWCNILEFSRTISNDLNNYDVDGAWPVMLDEFVEWLRLLRTQPTVS